AACGGTCGAATCGGTGCTCTGCGCGCTGGATCGCTGGACCGCCCGAAACGATGGTCACCACACCGAAAAGCGGACCACGCGGCGACACGCCTTCAGAGCCCAGGTCGAAGTCGCGGCCCGGGTCGCGTCCTCGCAAGAGATTGTCCGGTTCCACGCCTTTACCCGTGATATCTCGGTGTCCGGCTTGTCCTTCGTGGCATCCAAACATATTCACTCGGAGGTCGGCGGCCAGGTTATTCTGACATCCGGCCTGCTGACCGAGGAAAAAGTGATCCTGATCTGCCTCCCGCACGGCGATCATGAAGT
Above is a genomic segment from Planctomycetia bacterium containing:
- a CDS encoding PilZ domain-containing protein: MASSIGASPTEFDETVESVLCALDRWTARNDGHHTEKRTTRRHAFRAQVEVAARVASSQEIVRFHAFTRDISVSGLSFVASKHIHSEVGGQVILTSGLLTEEKVILICLPHGDHEVNLFGEIRRLRKVHDNLYECGVKFVGRDANGDAEPAAEAPPETATETATESPDAKADN